The following DNA comes from Eubalaena glacialis isolate mEubGla1 chromosome 1, mEubGla1.1.hap2.+ XY, whole genome shotgun sequence.
GGTCAGTAGGGAACTAGATTCTGCCCATCTTTGTTCTCTACTGTCCTTAGTGTGTGGCTTCCATTCACGTGGTCACCTCAAAATCTAAGAAGGCTGTTGGATCTCCAGCCATCCATTCACATTCCAAGAAGGcactaaaagagagagagaaaggcaaaagGGATATCTGGCAGCAGAATTAAGCACACCGTAGAGAACTTTTTCTTGGATGCCCCAGCTAATGACTTCCAGTTACATCTTGTCAGCCTCCGCCTCCTCATCTTGTCAGCATCTTGTCGCAACAGAGGCTGGGGAGTGGAATCTTTTAGTGGGGCACATTGCTGCCTCCAGATAAAACTGTGATTTTGTTACTAAGGACAATAGATATTGGGTGTGCAACCAGCAATCTCTACAACACTCCTTTTTCCTGTTACTAAGGTCACTTTTGGTTTGGAGATCATGGAATTGGCATGGAATAGCTGGTGTGGCTTCTGAATCACAACGCACAACAAGAGAGTCAGCTCTTGTGTAGCACATGGATTTGAATTCAAAATCTAGCTTTGACACTTACTAAATAAGTGACCATGGATCACGCAAATTACCTTTTTGGAGACTTAGTTTCTtcccctgtaaaatgggatcataatAATATGCCTACCTCACAGGTTTCAGGTAAAGATTCATGAAAGCTGAATAAGTGACAGCACTCTGAGCAGAGTTGGCCACAGAGCAGATGCCCAACATTTCGTTTCTCTGAACCTGAGGTCCAGCCTGGAAATGGGCACTGCCATTGCTCAAAATGGCCCAAGGAGACAAGTGGCAGAAACTTTATGGGGAGTGGCCCTTTTGGTAGGTAGGGAAGGAAGCTTGCAAGAGGGCTAGGCTTCTAGGTTTTGTCTGCGAAGCTACTTGTAATTGCAGAAAACTATCAATATAAGTTCTATTAAAGAACAGTATAGGGCTGTGACAGTGCATTGatagggggctgggggtgggtagCGGGTATGGCTAACCTGGTGTGGAGGCCAGAGAAATCCTGAACATGGAGAACAGGTATAAGGTAGAGCAGGTAGCAAGCTCATCTCCTCTTTCAGAATTCCAGGTCTGTGGTAGGCAGAGTAATGCCCCCTCCAAAGCTGTCCACATCCTAACCCCCTAGATCCTGTGAATACGttgttacatggcaaaggagaaCTAAGGTTGTAGGTGATATTAAGATTGCTAGTCAGCTGAACTTAAAGAGGCTTTCCTGGATCATCTGTGTGGGACCAATGTAATCGCTAGAGCCTTTAAAAGTGGAAGGCAGAGGAGACAGTCAGAGAGAGATCTGATGAGGGAAGCAGGGTCAGAAAGATGTTAtgttgctggttttgaagatgggggtggggcatgAATCAAGAAATGCGTGTAATtttctctagaagctgaaaaaggcaaggaaatggattctcttctagagcctccagaaaggaaccaaACCATgacgacaccttgattttagcccagtgtgaCTCACGTTGGACTTCTGAAATACAGAGCAGTGAGagaaatttgtgttattttaggcCACTAAGTTTTGTAGTAATTTTTGTTATGGCAACAGTAGAAAACTAGTTGTCGGCCTGAAtcctgatatttccattttaaaatacatttcattcCTTTCCACCTGAGCTGGAACCCTATCTTTCCGTCATTTCTGCTCTCTGGACCCATCCCCTGGACCCTGCATCGGGGAGgattccaaggtcacagagctattcAGATCCATTAGAGGAGCAGCAAAGGGGGAAGGACAAGAAGCCGGCAGGTGAGTGTGAGGGTTAAGGGAGACCTCTAGCTCTGGACTCAGACAGGCCTGGTACGGAACCTCGGGGAGCATTTACTCTCTGTGGGAGTCTGAGCAAGGGATTTGGTTTGTTTCTTCAGCGCTAACTTGAAGACAGTGATAGGTGCTACCTCAAAGGCATAAAAAGCAATGATAACTATACCATGCATTTATCATAAGAGATTATCATTAACGTTCATGTGCCATCAGGAGACCAGGTCCAGGGAATTCAGGCAGGTCACTGCAGGGTAATCAAGGGCAACGCCAAGCACCCAGGGCCAGGTGCCAGGGAAGGtgcctcttccccttcctgccccctccccttcctgccgGGGCAGCGGCTCAGGGAGAAAGCCCCAGGGGATGGGGAGACGGCTTGGCCAGCTGTGCTCAGCCCCCGCCCCAGGTCACAGAGGCCGGGCAGTTAACCCTTCTCCCTCCTTCGTCTCTCAACGCTCCTTCTACCTCAGGCTGCCCTTTGGTGACCCATCCCGCTGTTTTCACGGGGAGTGGGACGCACGAAGCCCCCTGCCTCCTACCTACCCTGAGTGAGCGATGGGGGGAGCGGGGGCCGCTCGGGGAGCTGGCCGACGGCCGGTCGGTGGCGGGGCGCGGGGAGGGACGGTGTTCTCACTTCCCCTCCCCAACGGCCTGGGGTGCAGGTGCCGCGGGCCGAGCCCCGCCGGCGGGGCGGGCCCTGTGGACACGCCCCCGCGGCGAGTCCTCGGTGCCCGGCGGGAGGAAGCGCCAGAGCGGCGGCTGGTGCTGCGCAGAGCCGGGCGCCCCTCCCGTTCCGCGCCAGGGACGCCGCCGGACCCGCTCCGGCCCCGGGCCCCGCGAGCAGCGAGCCGGGCACGGAGGACTGCGGCCGGCGGCATGGCAGCCTCAGGTGCGTAGGCCGGGCCCGGGTCCCTCTCCTCCGCCTCTCCTCCGCCGCCCCTCCGCGCGCCCTCTCGCCCGCCGCCTCTTGCCTTGCGCTGTACCCTCTCGAATCCGGCTGCTTCCTCGGCGCAGCATCtttgttctttctgttcttttctctgttccttgTCGCAAACTTCCCACCCCAACTTTCTCACGTTTCCCTTCCCAGCCTGTTGCGCGATTTTCTTCAGCCCCTGCCGACCTTCCCTTGTCCCCCGTCTTCGAagtctccttttctccctccagcACTGGCCCGAGCTTCTGAGGGTCGTTCTCCCTGTTGTAGTAACTCTGTGAGCCGAGAGTCAAGTTTAAAGTAGGTGGAGAGCCGACTTGTCTCTCGGCCGGTGAAGTGCTTCTCTTCGGGTCCCATCGGGCCAATAGGGGGAGCTCAGACAGTCCGAGGTTGGAGATGGGCCCTTGGGCCACCTTCCTAAGCCCGCTTCCTCTACCCTCCTGGGCTTTGTTTTTGTCTAGAATTTCCATAGGACTCTAGGAACACCATTCCTTTAGCTTTACTTTTCTTATGTCGTTTGcagaactttggggactggggaGAGGTGGAGGTGACTGGGTAATCGACCCATCGAAAGGTGCCAAGAGTCTCTTCCGATTAGCCTTGGGTTCCCTTCTGGTTCATGGGCGTGTACACTTGGCAAGTCACTCACTCACTGAGGTACAGGACAAACATGGCAATGATGATGAGAATAGAGACAATTAATGAGCACTAACTATACAATTTAATGGACAATGTGCACCTAAATATATCCTCAGTGGTGACCAGGACACCCTAATCTGTGCTCTCAAGGAGTTTATAGTCTGTGAAGGCAAGCAATAAGTAAACAGGGAATTACTAGATGAGAAGATTAGAGTTACCATGTTTGCAAATGGGTTTACTTGTATTTCCCCATCCCATCTTATGATGTTATAGTAGAGATAACATGTGGAAACAGGATGTAAaatcttcttgaaaaataaaatctagttgGCTGGGAGAAGGTGCTGTTCTTGGAGAAATTATGGGCAGATGCTAGAATGAAGAGCCAGCTCTCCCCAGATCCCCTGAGCCTTCTAATGGTGCTTTGGAAAAAAAGGCCAATGGAGACAGTTGTTAGATTTGGTGATGCAGGCTCATTATTTACGGGAAGTGGGAAGGTAGCTAACCTTAGCCTCCTGGCTCTCTAGCTGGGCTCTGGAGGTTAGAAGAACCTGTACTGTGAATAAGGTAATAGTAGGTTCATAGTCCACACATTCCATTCGGAAGCCCATGCGGAGTTATCTAGAGGGAAtcaattcattcagtaaatacagggcttccctggtggcgcagtggttaagaatccgcctgccaatgcaggggacacgggttcgagtcctggtccgggaagatcccacatgccacggagcaactaagcccgagcgccacaactactgagcctgcgctctagagcccgcgagccacaactactgagcctgcgtgccacaactactgaagcccgcgtgcctagagcccgtgctccgcaacaagagaggccaccgcaatgagaagcccgcgcaccacaacgaagagtagcccccgttcgccgcaactagagaaaagcccgtgcgcagcaacgaagacccgacggagccaaaaataaataaattaaaaaccaaaaacaaaccaaatacaGTCACAGTTCTAGGTGTCAGGTATATATTTAGTAAGTAAAACAGACATAAGCCATGACCCCATGGAGCTTATGGAGCAGTGGGGGAAGGCAGGCAATACAGTTAATAAGGAAAGTACATGATAAGATAAGTGCAGTGGAAAAACAGTAGAGGGGTAAAGTGGGTTGGGGTTATACTTTTAAAGGAGGCAGCCAGATTAGGCCTCACAGAGAAAGGGGcattgagcaaagacctgaaggagggcGGGGGAGGAGTCATGTCGGGGAAGAGTGCTCTAGTCAGGGGAACAATAAATGGGTGCACGTGATGTATTTATGGAACGGGGAGCAGGCCACAGTGGCCACAGTAGGTGGGTGACTGGGGAGAAGTAGGAGATAAGGTCAGTGAAACTCCCACCACCTCCCATTGCTAGGAACAGGCCCTGGGCTGTTAAGTCCAGGAAACAGCATACTTTGGGCAGAGGAGGCAGAGAAAACCACCCTCGTCCAGTGTCCTATGTGCATCGCCCCCCCAGTGGGCGTGGCCAAAGGGGCTAGAAGGGTGTGCTCCTATTCAGAAGGGGACTCACGCCCGGTGGCCAAATCTGGGGCTCTTTATGGGTTCTGTAGTGGCTTTGCAGATGTCTGTAACGGGTTAGAGCTGTCAAACCGTCTTGCCATAAACGTCCTCTGTGGTGAGTCGCCACTCCAGGGGCTGCAAGTGGGAGTTGGGCCTCTGGAGTCCCCGGGACTCCCTGAGGTCTGGAAGTACCAGGACCCACGGTGGCAGGTCACAGTGGTGACAGTGGTGAGAGCGTCTCTTGCCAAAATGCTGTAGGCTCTGGAGTCATCCAGGCCACTCTTCTTTGtggttttcctcttcttctcctcttcctttgcctcttttttcccttcctcctccccctccccctctccctccttcccctccttcatcttcttttaaatagttttattgaggtgtatttcgcataccatacaattcatccattaaagtatacaattcaatggtttttagtatcctcacagatatgtgcaaccatcatcacagtcaattttagaacattttcatcacctcaaaaagaaactccGTACGCTTTAGCCATCACCCCCTTGTTCCCTCCTTCTCCCTAGCCCtaagttctactttctgtctctgtagatttcccTACTCTGgactttcatataaatgggatcatatagtATGTGACTAACTTCTTTTGTAGCATAacgttttcagggttcatccaagttgtagcatgtgtcagtacttcattccttcttatggctcaATCATGTGGTCTTCTTCAGTTCCCTTCCACTGAAGGGTAAGCGttagtcttttgttttttgaaaggcGTATTTGCTTGTGGAAATCAAGGAGAATCTTGGCTCCCTGTCTTTGAAAGAACTTGGGAAGCAAGGTAAAATGAAATGGAATCAGCCTATCATGGAATAGTCTCTAGGCTCCTGATGACGTCTCTTGTACTTACTcttgagagggaagagagagaagccaTAAGTGATTTTCCCAAGTGGCCAAGCCTAGTTGAGTGAAAACCAGAATCCTTTCCTCCATGTGTCAGCCTCCAGGTATTTGAAGAAAGCTCTCATACCTTTTTCTGCCCCCTTTCTCCAAGGCTTCTCTTATCTCCAGATCCTTCTACCATTCCTGGATTTATTAGGATGAAAGGGCTTGAAGGGACCTTTAATTTTTTGTCATCTTAACTTCCATGTGATCCTTGAGGTTCCTCAGTACTCCTGCCAAGTCTCTAAACTTGAAACCTTCGGAGTCTGGAAGCTCCTCACATTAATTGTTTCCAGATCTCTCCCTATCCAAGTCACCTTCCCTATCTCACACCCCTCTTCAGTACAGTGCCCAGATTCAAACACAGGCTCTAGGATGGATGAACGGAGTGCCAGACTAAAAAATGGTCTGGGCTGGGTAGATTGAGCAGCTCCCAAGCTCTTCTTCTCGGTTCTCTTCTCGGGTGGATTTTGAATCTTTTAAGGAACTTCTCTTTTGGTCACTGTGTTtcttaccaccaccatcactcccTGTTGCCACCAGACAGCTCCTGCTTCTACTGTTATCCATTACTTTCTCCTTCTATAGCCAAACCTGGTCTTTAAGCTCCACAAGGACAAAGACCCTTCCTTATTTCTGTCTAGGATTTATGGACTCCTTGTTGATTCATGTACTTCATTTctctaaataaacaaacaaacaacagtgGGAGGAATGATTTGGCACATGTGAAGAAGTGACTTATGgttaaaggaagggaattctccTTGAAGAAAGGGGTGTTCCCACATATGAGAGAGAGTCCCCGACAAAGCATTTAGTCCTGTGTTGTTACCTAAAAGGTTGTGGAGGGACTTCAACTTACACTTTGGACTTTTCTACAACTTCCCCAGCTTTCGGTTTTAGCAGCAGAGCAAAGTTCAGGGAGGTGATAGATTTTGTTGTCCTCATTTACACTGAGGAAAAATTTGTTTAGATATAGTATATTGGTCTGAAGTCACACCATGAGTTGGTGACCAAGTAGGTTGTGATATTAACTAGTCTGAGGTACTAACCACTTCCTTCTCAAGTActggcatacctcgttt
Coding sequences within:
- the LOC133091046 gene encoding cbp/p300-interacting transactivator 4-like, whose translation is MPPAAVLRARLAARGARGRSGSGGVPGAEREGRPALRSTSRRSGASSRRAPRTRRGGVSTGPAPPAGLGPRHLHPRPLGRGSENTVPPRAPPPTGRRPAPRAAPAPPIAHSGAFLECEWMAGDPTAFLDFEVTT